The Anopheles maculipalpis chromosome 3RL, idAnoMacuDA_375_x, whole genome shotgun sequence genomic sequence ACGTTCACCTGTCGGATTCTTCATTACGTGCGTTCTTTGCGGCGGTCATTTCAATCGCCTTGATTGGAGGCGTGATCGGATCACTGCAAGGCGCTTACCTAGCGGATAAATATGGAAGGTACGTTTTGGTGATCCTTTTATTAGTCGTTTCTGCTAAAACTGAAGCAGATTGTGTTACATAGTTGTTATTAACTGTTTGATTTATCAGATATTTCGTTATTGTAAAAGAATACATAGATAACGTTATGTTTATTCTTTGTCTGGGAGATCGCTTTACCAATATTTAACGACTCCATCGAAGAAACGACGCTCCTCTTGAGTTGAGGTTTTGAAGTGTGGGTGTGGAATATTTTCACGCTACTCTTCATCTTTTCGCGTTCAAAGCGTCAGCGCCGACTTATCACGATGGAACTGAAGCTCCCTTTAGGTAGCGACGGTAATTTCCTCACCGTTTCATGCTAAAagtgttggttgttgttgacTATTACATTCTTAGAACACTGGATTGACGTGGGGCCTAGCTTGGTTTGGTGTCATAGTGAATTTGTCCGTTTCCGTTGCTGCCGGATATCAAGTGAGCTCTATCAATGCACCAGCAAAAGTGTGTACGGTAGTTCGGCACTGCAATCCCACATACTTCGGATTTGATAGCATGTTCTTCTGTGTGGTTCACTTTTATCGCAGCTCATCCAAGCTTGGCTCCGTACCGTTTTCGTCGATCGTTATGGAGTACGTCTTACAGAGAATACGTTACAAATTCTATGGTCGGTAGTAGTGGCCACCGTTTTATTAGGTGGAATTATAACATCCCATTTCAGCGCAATCATATCTACCACTTATGGCAGGTGATCTGGAGGTTAAATATGCGTTACAACTAGTAATATTAGTGCTAATATTTccatcttttctttcttttatggTTAGGAAGAAATCTttcctgtgctgtgctgtccTGCTCTCGGCTGGTTCATTATGCTTTCTTTCGTGCCGCGCAGCTTCATCGGTGGAGTTGTTACTCCTGGGAAGGCTTCTCGTCGGACTGGCATCCGGATTGACTACCGGAGTAATTCCAATGTATCTAGCAGAGGTATCACCTATCAAACTACGCGGTGCAATGGGTGTGTTGTGTCCACTGGGCCTAACGGCAGGTGTAGTCGTTGGACAGGTGACAAGTCTTGAACAAGTGCTAGGAACCGAAGCACACTGGCATTACGCTCTAAGCTGTTACTCGGTGCTGAATCTATTCTGCTATGCGTTTTACTTTTGGATACCCGAGAGTCCTAAGTATCTGTACAGTGTGAAAGGAGATCAGGCGGGATCATTACGCGCTATAAGAAAACTTTTCGGTCGCCATTCAATTGGCGATGATTACATCAAACTACAGATGGAATGTGCTAATGGACAGAGCGGTTCTTCCAACAACGGCATGCCTGTTGATGATGGGCAACCACCACCAGCGAGCCGTACATTGTGGTCTGTTTTGAGGGATCCAACTCTTACGCTACCGTTGCTGCTTGTCTGCGCCCTTCAAGGAGGACAACAGCTCTCTGGGATTAATGCCGTGCGTGTGACTTGAAAGTCCTTCATTGCTTGCGATTATCACGTACCTGTTTCTTTAGGTCTTTTTCTATTCGGTGTCAATTTTTGAGTCTGTTGGATTAAGCTCTAATGCTGCGAAGTTTGCCAACCTCGGAGTAGGATGCCTAAATCTGTTCGTGTCTTTGTTTGCACCGCTATTGATGGCACGGTACAATAGACGCACTCTATCCCTACTATCATGTTCCTCCTGTGCTGTAATTCTCTTCATGCTCACCTTATCGA encodes the following:
- the LOC126562381 gene encoding solute carrier family 2, facilitated glucose transporter member 3-like; translated protein: MHQQKKKSFLCCAVLLSAGSLCFLSCRAASSVELLLLGRLLVGLASGLTTGVIPMYLAEVSPIKLRGAMGVLCPLGLTAGVVVGQVTSLEQVLGTEAHWHYALSCYSVLNLFCYAFYFWIPESPKYLYSVKGDQAGSLRAIRKLFGRHSIGDDYIKLQMECANGQSGSSNNGMPVDDGQPPPASRTLWSVLRDPTLTLPLLLVCALQGGQQLSGINAVFFYSVSIFESVGLSSNAAKFANLGVGCLNLFVSLFAPLLMARYNRRTLSLLSCSSCAVILFMLTLSIHFIEMVDWFSYLCIGSILLYIIFYQFGLGPIPFFIGSELFDLGPRPTAMAMGSLSSWGCNFIVGMAFPTLQTVWGAFVFLPFSITCVLLTILIKFYLPETRGKEVTEVAQKVAQGFRSKVKD